From a single Collimonas pratensis genomic region:
- a CDS encoding serine/threonine protein kinase, translating into MNISPPASFTTLTPDTVLDALDSIGLHGDGRLLALNSYENRVYQIGMEEGPPLVAKFYRPLRWSDAAILEEHGFVQELVEREIPVVAAWAAADGSTLHQFDGFRFAVFPRHGGRAPELEDEATLEWLGRFMGRIHAVGGLRNYQHRPTLDIASFGEEPSAFLLANNFVPADLLEAYRSTVTQALEGVRRCFERAGTVGSLRLHGDCHGSNVLWTDAGPHFVDFDDSRMGPPVQDLWMLLSGERKDMVRQMGALLAGYEDFYDFDTRELYLIEALRTLRLIHYAAWIARRWDDPAFAVAFPWFNTQRYWQDRVLELREQIALMDEPPLWQN; encoded by the coding sequence ATGAATATTTCACCACCCGCATCATTCACAACTCTTACCCCCGACACCGTGCTGGACGCGCTCGACAGCATCGGCCTGCACGGCGATGGCCGCCTGCTGGCGCTCAACAGTTATGAAAACCGCGTTTACCAGATCGGCATGGAGGAGGGGCCGCCGTTGGTGGCCAAGTTCTATCGGCCGCTGCGCTGGAGCGATGCCGCCATCCTGGAAGAGCATGGTTTCGTGCAAGAGCTGGTGGAGCGCGAGATCCCGGTGGTGGCAGCTTGGGCCGCCGCCGACGGCAGCACCCTGCATCAATTCGACGGTTTCCGCTTCGCGGTGTTTCCGCGCCACGGCGGCCGCGCGCCGGAGCTGGAGGATGAGGCCACGCTGGAATGGCTGGGCCGTTTCATGGGGCGCATCCATGCCGTCGGCGGCTTGCGCAACTATCAGCACCGGCCGACCCTGGATATCGCCAGTTTTGGCGAAGAGCCGAGCGCCTTCCTGCTGGCCAACAACTTTGTCCCGGCAGATTTGCTGGAAGCCTATCGCAGCACTGTGACTCAGGCGCTGGAGGGCGTGCGGCGCTGCTTCGAGCGCGCCGGCACGGTCGGCTCGCTGCGCCTGCATGGCGATTGCCACGGCAGCAATGTGCTGTGGACCGACGCCGGACCGCATTTCGTCGACTTTGACGATAGCCGCATGGGGCCGCCGGTACAGGACCTGTGGATGCTGCTGTCCGGCGAACGCAAGGACATGGTGCGGCAGATGGGCGCATTGTTGGCAGGGTATGAAGACTTTTACGATTTCGATACCCGCGAGCTGTATCTGATCGAAGCGCTGCGCACCTTGCGCCTGATTCATTACGCGGCATGGATCGCGCGCCGCTGGGACGACCCGGCCTTCGCCGTGGCCTTCCCATGGTTCAATACCCAGCGCTATTGGCAGGACCGGGTGCTGGAATTGCGCGAGCAGATCGCCCTGATGGACGAGCCGCCGCTGTGGCAAAACTGA
- a CDS encoding DMT family transporter: MHWVYLLIAIVAEVIATSALKASAEFTRLVPSVVVVAGYLTAFYFLSLTLRTLPVAIVYAMWSGIGIALIALVGWLFLKQSLDAAALIGIGLIVSGVLVLNVFSKTVAH; the protein is encoded by the coding sequence ATGCATTGGGTCTATCTATTGATCGCCATCGTCGCCGAGGTGATCGCCACCAGCGCCCTCAAGGCCAGCGCCGAATTCACCCGGCTAGTGCCGTCGGTGGTGGTAGTGGCGGGTTACCTGACGGCCTTCTATTTCCTGTCGCTGACCTTGCGCACCCTGCCGGTGGCGATCGTGTACGCGATGTGGTCGGGCATCGGCATCGCGCTGATTGCACTGGTCGGCTGGCTGTTCCTGAAGCAGAGCCTGGATGCAGCGGCGCTGATCGGCATCGGCTTGATCGTCTCCGGCGTGCTGGTGCTGAACGTGTTCTCGAAGACCGTGGCGCATTAA
- a CDS encoding LysR family transcriptional regulator, whose protein sequence is MDRLESLRVFCQVVELNSFSRAAEQLEMSNATITNHIAALERHFGVRLLNRTTRKISLTDDGHSCYQRAQRLLGDMSELEDGLQGRRVTPQGILRVDVPTVIARIYLAPALARFSALYPDLSIRLNVGDRMVDMVEGRGDVWIRIGELKDSSMVARRIYQTRNLCCAAPEFLAQHGTPRTPQELSSFRCLAFIHPNSGQNVPWTFSKGKQEFSWAPPGNIAINHAETLIHAAASGAGIVQLLTLSLNPQIRAGLLQPVLADWATPGPPVSVVYHQSHQLSAKVRVFVDFVTELFAAID, encoded by the coding sequence ATGGACAGGCTGGAATCGTTACGGGTATTTTGCCAAGTGGTAGAACTGAACAGCTTCAGCCGCGCCGCTGAACAGCTGGAGATGTCGAACGCCACCATCACCAATCATATCGCCGCCCTCGAGCGGCATTTCGGCGTGCGCCTGCTGAACCGCACCACCCGCAAGATTTCCCTCACCGACGATGGCCACAGCTGCTACCAGCGGGCCCAGCGCCTGCTCGGCGACATGAGCGAACTGGAAGACGGACTGCAAGGCCGGCGCGTGACGCCGCAAGGCATCTTGCGAGTCGACGTGCCGACCGTCATCGCCCGCATCTACCTGGCGCCGGCGCTAGCGCGCTTCAGCGCGCTGTATCCCGACTTGTCGATCCGCCTGAATGTCGGCGACCGCATGGTAGATATGGTGGAGGGCCGCGGCGACGTCTGGATCCGCATCGGCGAGCTGAAGGATTCCAGCATGGTGGCGCGCCGCATCTACCAGACCCGCAACCTGTGCTGCGCCGCTCCCGAGTTTCTGGCGCAGCATGGAACTCCGCGCACGCCGCAGGAACTAAGCAGCTTCCGTTGCCTGGCTTTCATCCACCCCAACAGCGGCCAGAACGTGCCGTGGACCTTCAGCAAGGGCAAGCAGGAGTTCAGCTGGGCGCCGCCCGGCAACATCGCCATCAATCACGCGGAAACCCTGATCCACGCAGCCGCCAGCGGCGCCGGCATCGTCCAGCTGCTGACGCTCTCGCTCAATCCGCAGATCCGCGCCGGCCTGCTGCAGCCGGTGCTGGCCGACTGGGCCACGCCGGGGCCGCCGGTATCGGTGGTGTATCACCAGAGCCATCAGTTGTCGGCCAAGGTACGTGTATTTGTCGATTTCGTTACAGAGCTGTTTGCCGCGATCGATTAG
- a CDS encoding MFS transporter: MAIATHSSNSSPIDIPALIDRSRIGGFQIVMLTLCAICLIIDGFDVQAMGYVAPAIILEWGIDKANLGPVFGAGLFGMLLGSLTFSILADRIGRRPVLIAATLFFAACMLLTPLAGTVDQLIALRFITGLGLGAIMPNAMALAGEYSPLRKRVTLMMLVSCGFTLGAVLGGLLSAALIPRFGWQSVFHVGGVVPLVIGILMIFLLPESMQFLVLRGKRLEQVGKWLRRIDPAVAIDQDTRYVVNEKAGKGAPVMQLFQQGRAKVTILLWIINFMNLVNLYFLSNWLPTIAKDAGLSTATAVMAGTTLQIGGTLGTLIMGQLIDRSSFRRVLIPVFLIAGMAVALIGRPEISLLFLFASIFVAGFCIVGGQPAVNALAGTYYPTTLRSTGIGWSLGVGRIGSIVGPVLGGELIRLNWPNSSIFLLLAVPALVSAVMLMLMQDTSNRNDTQAVLAH, from the coding sequence ATGGCCATTGCGACGCATAGCTCTAACAGCAGCCCGATCGACATTCCCGCCCTGATCGACCGCAGCCGCATCGGCGGCTTCCAGATTGTCATGCTGACCCTATGCGCCATTTGCCTGATTATCGACGGTTTCGACGTCCAGGCCATGGGCTATGTGGCGCCGGCCATCATCCTGGAGTGGGGCATAGACAAGGCCAACCTGGGACCGGTGTTCGGCGCCGGCCTGTTTGGCATGCTGCTCGGCTCGCTTACCTTCAGCATCCTGGCCGACCGCATCGGCCGCCGTCCGGTGCTGATCGCCGCCACCTTGTTCTTCGCTGCCTGCATGCTGCTGACGCCGCTGGCCGGCACGGTCGATCAACTGATAGCACTGCGTTTCATCACCGGCCTCGGGCTGGGCGCCATCATGCCCAACGCCATGGCGCTGGCCGGCGAATACAGTCCGCTGCGCAAGCGCGTGACCCTGATGATGCTGGTGTCCTGCGGTTTCACGCTGGGAGCGGTGCTGGGCGGCCTGCTGTCGGCAGCGTTGATCCCGCGCTTCGGCTGGCAGTCAGTATTCCATGTCGGCGGCGTGGTGCCGCTGGTGATCGGCATCCTGATGATTTTCCTGCTGCCGGAGTCGATGCAGTTCCTGGTGCTGCGCGGCAAACGTCTGGAGCAAGTCGGCAAGTGGCTGCGCCGCATCGATCCCGCGGTTGCGATTGATCAGGACACGCGTTACGTGGTCAACGAAAAAGCCGGCAAGGGCGCGCCGGTGATGCAGCTGTTCCAGCAGGGCCGGGCCAAGGTCACGATCCTGCTGTGGATCATCAATTTCATGAACCTGGTGAACCTGTATTTCCTTTCCAACTGGCTGCCGACCATTGCCAAGGACGCTGGCCTGTCGACCGCCACCGCCGTCATGGCCGGCACCACCTTGCAGATTGGCGGCACGCTGGGTACTTTGATCATGGGCCAGCTGATTGATCGTTCCAGCTTCCGCCGCGTGCTGATCCCGGTATTCCTGATCGCAGGCATGGCGGTAGCCCTGATCGGCCGGCCGGAGATCTCGCTGTTGTTCCTGTTTGCCAGCATCTTCGTCGCCGGCTTCTGCATCGTCGGTGGCCAGCCGGCGGTGAATGCGCTGGCGGGAACCTACTACCCGACCACCTTGCGTTCCACCGGCATCGGCTGGAGCCTGGGAGTCGGCCGCATCGGTTCTATCGTCGGGCCGGTGCTGGGCGGCGAGCTGATCCGCCTGAACTGGCCCAACAGCAGCATTTTCCTGCTGCTGGCGGTGCCGGCGCTGGTATCGGCCGTAATGCTGATGCTGATGCAGGACACTTCAAATCGCAACGATACGCAGGCGGTGCTTGCGCATTAA
- the hmgA gene encoding homogentisate 1,2-dioxygenase, translated as MENTNMLRYQSGFCNDFASEALPGALPAAQNSPQKAPYGLYAEQLSGTAFTAPRAHNRRSWLYRIRPGAMHHAFEKLQQPLLASGPFTQVDTPPNQLRWNPLPMPAADQSVDFIDGMVTFAGNGDAAAQAGIAIHLYVANRSMHDRFFYNADGELLIVPQQGRLLARTEMGVLEVKPGEIVVIPRGVRFRIELPDGTARGYVCENYGAAFQLPELGPIGSNGLANARDFQAPVAAYEEREGEFQLLAKFGGKLWAARIDHSPLDVVAWHGNYAPYKYDLSLFNTINTVSYDHPDPSIFTVLTSPSDTHGTANVDFVIFPPRWMVAEHTFRPPWFHRNVMSEYMGLIHGAYDAKADGFTPGGGSLHNCMSGHGPDAATFEKASNAELAPHRIDNTMAFMFESRYLIHPTSYALVTPLLQKDYLQCWHGLKKNFNGQP; from the coding sequence ATGGAAAACACAAACATGCTTCGTTACCAGTCGGGATTCTGCAATGACTTCGCCAGCGAAGCCTTGCCCGGCGCTTTGCCGGCGGCGCAGAACTCGCCGCAGAAAGCGCCTTACGGCCTGTATGCGGAACAGCTGTCCGGCACCGCATTCACCGCGCCGCGCGCGCACAACCGGCGCTCGTGGCTGTACCGCATCCGTCCGGGCGCGATGCATCACGCTTTTGAAAAGCTGCAGCAACCACTGCTGGCCAGCGGCCCCTTCACCCAGGTTGATACGCCGCCCAACCAGCTGCGCTGGAATCCGCTGCCTATGCCGGCTGCTGATCAGTCCGTTGATTTCATCGATGGCATGGTCACTTTCGCCGGCAACGGCGACGCTGCGGCGCAGGCCGGAATCGCGATCCACCTGTACGTGGCGAACCGCTCCATGCATGACCGCTTCTTCTACAATGCCGACGGCGAACTGCTGATCGTGCCGCAGCAGGGGCGTTTGCTGGCGAGGACGGAAATGGGCGTGCTGGAAGTCAAGCCGGGAGAAATCGTCGTTATTCCACGCGGCGTGCGCTTCCGCATCGAATTGCCGGATGGCACAGCGCGCGGTTATGTCTGCGAAAACTATGGCGCTGCCTTCCAGCTGCCGGAACTGGGGCCGATCGGTTCCAACGGCCTGGCCAATGCGCGCGATTTCCAGGCGCCGGTAGCGGCCTATGAAGAGCGCGAGGGCGAGTTCCAGCTATTGGCCAAGTTCGGCGGTAAACTGTGGGCGGCACGCATCGACCATTCACCGCTGGATGTGGTGGCATGGCACGGCAACTACGCACCGTACAAGTACGACCTGAGCTTGTTCAACACGATCAATACGGTGAGCTACGATCACCCCGATCCGTCGATCTTCACGGTGCTGACTTCACCTTCGGATACGCACGGCACAGCGAACGTCGATTTCGTGATCTTCCCACCGCGCTGGATGGTCGCCGAACATACTTTCCGGCCGCCATGGTTCCACCGCAACGTCATGAGCGAATACATGGGCCTGATCCATGGCGCCTACGACGCCAAGGCCGACGGTTTTACGCCGGGCGGCGGCAGCCTGCACAATTGCATGAGCGGCCACGGTCCGGACGCCGCCACTTTCGAGAAAGCGTCGAATGCCGAGCTGGCGCCGCACCGCATCGATAATACAATGGCCTTCATGTTTGAAAGCCGCTACCTGATTCATCCGACGTCCTATGCACTGGTGACGCCGCTGCTGCAGAAAGACTACCTGCAATGCTGGCACGGTTTGAAAAAAAACTTCAACGGTCAACCTTAA
- the fahA gene encoding fumarylacetoacetase — MQANDPTLTSFIPTPPESHFPIQNLPFGVFSTAANPVPRVGVAIGDQVLDLAALAESGLLTLSPEVFRQPTLNAFIALGHQTWRSTRASISELLRHDNLQLRDNQALRDKVFVAQEQATLHLPLEIPGYTDFYSSKEHATNVGSMFRDPANALLPNWLHIPIGYNGRASSVVVSGTPLQRPMGQLKLPDADVPVFGACRKLDFELETGFIIGQPNALGEPIDIANAEQHIFGMVLLNDWSARDLQQWEYVPLGPFNSKSFATSISPWVVTMDALEPFRVDSPAQQPQPLPYLQQSGKNGYDITLEVALQPGAAAQPQTICRTNFKAMYWTMVQQLAHHTVSGCNTRIGDLMGSGTISGSTPEAYGSLLELTWNGKNPLSLADGSQRSFIQDGDEVAMTGWCQGDGYRVGFGVVSGKILPARG, encoded by the coding sequence ATGCAAGCCAACGATCCGACATTGACATCCTTCATCCCGACTCCGCCAGAGTCGCATTTTCCTATCCAGAACCTGCCTTTCGGCGTGTTCAGCACTGCCGCCAATCCAGTGCCGCGGGTCGGCGTCGCGATCGGCGATCAGGTGCTGGACCTGGCCGCGCTGGCCGAGTCCGGCCTGCTGACGCTGAGTCCGGAAGTATTCCGCCAGCCGACTCTCAACGCCTTCATCGCGCTGGGCCACCAAACCTGGCGCAGCACCCGCGCCAGCATCAGCGAGCTGCTGCGCCACGACAATCTCCAGCTGCGCGATAACCAGGCGCTGCGCGACAAGGTATTCGTCGCGCAAGAACAGGCAACGCTGCATCTGCCGCTGGAGATCCCGGGCTATACCGATTTCTATTCATCGAAAGAACATGCGACCAATGTCGGCTCGATGTTCCGCGACCCGGCCAATGCGCTGCTGCCAAATTGGCTGCATATCCCGATCGGCTACAACGGCCGCGCCAGCTCGGTGGTGGTCAGCGGCACGCCGCTGCAGCGGCCGATGGGCCAGCTGAAACTGCCAGACGCCGATGTCCCGGTGTTTGGCGCCTGCCGCAAGCTGGATTTCGAGCTGGAAACCGGTTTCATCATCGGCCAGCCGAATGCCCTCGGCGAACCGATCGACATCGCCAATGCCGAGCAGCATATCTTCGGCATGGTGCTGCTGAACGACTGGAGCGCGCGCGATCTGCAGCAATGGGAATACGTGCCGCTGGGTCCGTTCAACAGCAAGTCCTTCGCCACTTCGATCTCGCCTTGGGTGGTCACGATGGATGCGCTGGAACCGTTCCGCGTCGACAGTCCGGCACAGCAGCCGCAACCGCTGCCGTACTTGCAGCAGAGCGGCAAGAACGGCTACGACATCACGCTGGAAGTAGCGCTGCAGCCCGGTGCAGCCGCCCAGCCGCAAACCATCTGCCGCACCAATTTCAAAGCCATGTACTGGACCATGGTGCAGCAGCTGGCGCATCACACCGTCTCCGGCTGCAACACCCGCATCGGCGACCTGATGGGCTCCGGCACCATCAGCGGCAGCACGCCGGAAGCGTATGGCAGCCTGCTGGAACTGACCTGGAACGGCAAGAACCCGCTCAGCCTGGCGGACGGCAGCCAGCGCAGCTTTATCCAGGACGGTGACGAGGTGGCGATGACCGGCTGGTGCCAGGGTGATGGCTATCGTGTCGGGTTTGGCGTGGTCAGCGGCAAGATATTGCCGGCGCGGGGTTGA
- a CDS encoding type II toxin-antitoxin system HicB family antitoxin, whose protein sequence is MTFRDIREAITQGDTEVEALEMAADGLLTAMDFYFEDKRQVPLPSKAKKGERLIQLPLSVAAKVLLLNEMLEQQIRPTDLALRMDTTKQEVNRLIDLRHTTKIDRISEAMNALGKQIELSVA, encoded by the coding sequence GTGACCTTTCGCGATATTCGGGAAGCAATCACTCAAGGCGATACCGAAGTCGAGGCACTGGAAATGGCTGCTGATGGTCTGCTTACTGCGATGGATTTCTATTTCGAGGATAAGCGTCAGGTTCCACTGCCTTCAAAAGCTAAGAAGGGCGAGCGGCTTATTCAATTACCCCTAAGCGTGGCTGCCAAGGTGTTATTACTCAATGAAATGCTCGAGCAGCAAATACGGCCAACCGACCTGGCGCTGCGGATGGATACCACGAAGCAGGAAGTGAATCGCCTGATCGATTTGCGCCACACCACCAAGATCGACAGAATTTCCGAGGCAATGAACGCACTTGGCAAGCAGATTGAATTAAGCGTGGCTTGA
- a CDS encoding type II toxin-antitoxin system HicB family antitoxin, whose product MLYPLYVWKDKDSAYGASFPDLPGVFTAADELNALPAKAQEAAATMYEGETHIPEATSIEKWKDAADYANGYWMLVNIDRSRINTKPVRLNISLPENLLREIDAFAKAHQLTRSGFLAQAALKAMAR is encoded by the coding sequence ATGCTATATCCGCTTTATGTATGGAAAGACAAAGACAGCGCCTACGGCGCCAGCTTTCCGGATCTTCCCGGCGTGTTTACCGCCGCAGACGAATTGAACGCCCTGCCGGCAAAAGCCCAGGAAGCAGCTGCAACCATGTACGAGGGCGAGACACATATTCCCGAAGCGACATCGATCGAAAAATGGAAAGACGCAGCAGACTATGCCAATGGTTACTGGATGCTGGTGAATATTGACCGTTCCAGAATCAATACAAAACCTGTGCGGCTCAACATTTCATTACCTGAAAATCTGCTGCGCGAAATTGACGCCTTCGCCAAAGCCCATCAGCTGACGCGTTCCGGCTTCCTGGCTCAGGCTGCATTGAAAGCGATGGCTCGGTAA
- a CDS encoding type II toxin-antitoxin system HicA family toxin: MQPIPRFSGDGLTPVRSNFQTTANTQKYTIYFYFVYLCVFMCIIKMNSADTVKQLKAAGWRHVSTRGSHHKYRHPVSGKSMIVPYPKKDLPLGTAESILKQAELK, encoded by the coding sequence ATGCAGCCCATCCCCAGGTTTTCTGGGGATGGGCTGACGCCAGTCAGAAGCAATTTTCAAACAACAGCTAATACACAAAAATACACAATATACTTTTATTTTGTGTATTTATGTGTATTTATGTGTATCATTAAGATGAACAGCGCCGACACTGTCAAGCAACTGAAGGCCGCCGGATGGAGGCACGTCTCTACGCGAGGCAGCCACCACAAATATCGCCATCCTGTCAGCGGAAAATCAATGATTGTCCCGTATCCGAAAAAGGATCTGCCGCTTGGCACGGCCGAGAGCATCTTGAAACAGGCCGAACTGAAGTGA
- a CDS encoding DJ-1/PfpI family protein: MSDAIHIGFLLFPNVTQLDLTGPAQVLSRVPGAKVHLVWKKLEPVMTDVGFSINPSDTFAGCPPLDVLCVPGGIGMGDQLNDAETIAFLQRQGAGARYVTSVCNGSLLLGAAGLLKGYKSACHWMWRQYLPLFGAEAVAARVVRDRNRLSGGGVTAGIDFSLTLAAELGGDELAKSLQLVFEYDPQPPFDCGSPEKAGTERVARILAAQEKRIQTVEAQIRNAARIA; encoded by the coding sequence ATGTCAGATGCAATTCATATCGGCTTTTTGCTGTTTCCTAACGTCACCCAGCTCGACCTGACCGGACCGGCGCAAGTACTGAGCCGCGTGCCTGGCGCCAAAGTGCACCTGGTATGGAAGAAGCTTGAACCAGTCATGACCGACGTCGGCTTTTCCATCAATCCCAGCGACACCTTTGCCGGTTGCCCGCCGCTGGATGTGTTGTGCGTGCCCGGTGGCATCGGCATGGGCGATCAGCTCAACGATGCGGAAACGATCGCCTTTTTGCAACGGCAGGGAGCCGGCGCGCGCTATGTCACTTCGGTCTGCAACGGCTCCTTGCTATTGGGCGCGGCAGGGTTATTGAAGGGCTATAAATCGGCCTGCCACTGGATGTGGCGCCAGTATCTGCCGCTGTTCGGCGCAGAAGCGGTTGCCGCCCGGGTAGTACGCGACCGCAATCGCCTCTCCGGCGGCGGCGTGACAGCCGGCATCGATTTTAGCCTGACGCTTGCGGCCGAACTTGGCGGCGACGAGCTGGCGAAATCGCTGCAGCTGGTGTTCGAATACGATCCACAGCCGCCGTTCGATTGCGGCTCGCCGGAGAAGGCGGGAACAGAGCGTGTGGCGCGAATCCTGGCGGCGCAGGAAAAACGGATCCAGACCGTGGAAGCGCAAATCCGGAATGCTGCGCGGATCGCCTAG
- a CDS encoding GlxA family transcriptional regulator: MTNPIDMALLAFDGMQILDITGPAAVFAAANDACGRLFYRVHILSAAGGPVQSNSAVSILTVAIGDLPPHSVHTLLLVGGDESGLRQLAATPPVRTWVLATAAVAQRFGSVCSGALVLGNFGLLDGKRVTTHWNSGAALTQQNPAAKVDMSALYIEDGRVWTSAGVTTGIDMCLAMVERDLGSAVAHAVAQRLVLYARRPGYQSQFSPMLSAQARAGRPFSELVEWMKNNLTETLDVPELAARVAMSGRSFHRKFTNAIGETPGRFVETLRLDHSRHLLAAKLSLKEIAARTGFSTAAQFTKAFERRFGVTPGLFRELHR, translated from the coding sequence ATGACAAATCCCATCGATATGGCGCTGCTCGCTTTCGACGGCATGCAGATACTGGACATCACCGGCCCCGCCGCGGTCTTTGCCGCCGCCAACGATGCTTGCGGACGATTGTTTTATCGGGTGCATATTCTGTCGGCGGCAGGCGGTCCGGTGCAAAGCAACAGCGCGGTGAGCATCCTCACCGTGGCCATCGGGGACCTGCCGCCGCATTCGGTGCATACGCTGCTGCTGGTCGGCGGCGACGAATCCGGCCTGCGCCAGCTGGCTGCCACGCCACCGGTGCGCACATGGGTGCTGGCGACGGCGGCTGTGGCGCAGCGTTTCGGATCTGTCTGCAGCGGCGCCCTGGTGCTGGGAAATTTCGGGCTGCTCGATGGCAAGCGGGTGACGACGCATTGGAATAGCGGGGCCGCGCTGACGCAGCAAAATCCCGCGGCCAAGGTCGACATGAGCGCCTTGTATATTGAAGATGGCCGCGTCTGGACCTCGGCCGGCGTGACTACCGGCATCGACATGTGCCTGGCCATGGTGGAAAGGGATTTAGGCAGCGCCGTCGCCCACGCGGTTGCCCAGCGCCTGGTGCTGTACGCCCGGCGCCCCGGCTATCAATCGCAGTTCAGTCCAATGCTGAGCGCGCAGGCGCGCGCCGGAAGGCCGTTTTCAGAGCTGGTCGAATGGATGAAAAACAATCTGACGGAAACGCTGGATGTCCCCGAGCTTGCTGCGCGCGTCGCCATGTCCGGCCGCAGCTTTCACCGGAAATTCACCAATGCAATAGGTGAAACTCCCGGGCGTTTTGTCGAAACCTTGCGCCTCGACCATTCCCGCCATTTGTTGGCTGCCAAGCTCAGCCTCAAGGAAATCGCCGCCAGGACAGGCTTTTCAACGGCTGCGCAATTCACCAAAGCGTTCGAGCGCCGGTTTGGCGTTACGCCAGGTCTTTTTAGAGAGTTACATCGCTAA